A window of Streptomyces sp. DG1A-41 contains these coding sequences:
- a CDS encoding RecQ family ATP-dependent DNA helicase → MEHTSNADLRATADAVLARLVGDVSGTARLREDQWRAIEALVADRRRALVVQRTGWGKSAVYFVATSLLRAQGSGPTVIVSPLLALMRNQVEAAARAGIHARTINSSNTEEWEAVQDEIAAGQVDVLLVSPERLNNPDFRDQVLPRLAAATGLLVVDEAHCISDWGHDFRPDYRRLRTMLADLPPGVPVLATTATANARVTADVAEQLGTGGSSDALVLRGPLDRDSLSLSVLRLSDAAHRMAWLAEHLDELPGSGIIYTLTVAAAEEVTAFLRQRGHTVASYTGKTENADRQQAEEDLLANKVKALVATSALGMGFDKPDLGFVVHLGSPSSPIAYYQQVGRAGRGVEHAEVLLLPGKEDEAIWEYFASLAFPSEDLVRRTLDILSHAEKPLSLPALEPLVELRRSRLESMLKVLDVDGAVKRVKGGWSATGQPWTYDAERYAWVARQRKAEQQAMREYASTTDCRMEFLQRQLDDEAAKPCGRCDNCAGPRFTADMSEEALDAARVDLGRAGVEVEPRRMWPTGLPTIGVDLKGRIPVGEQATPGRALGRLSDIGWGNRLRPMLAAQAPDGPVPDDVAKAVVGVLADWARGPGGWAPGASDPQPRPVGVVTVASRTRPRLIHSLGARIAEVGRLPLLGAVEYTGDVYPGPRSNSAQRLKALDGALTVPPALASALAEAQGPVLLVDDYTETGWTLAVAARMLRRSGAQGVLPLVLAMQG, encoded by the coding sequence ATGGAGCACACCAGCAACGCTGATCTCCGGGCGACGGCCGACGCGGTTCTCGCCCGTCTCGTCGGGGACGTCTCGGGAACGGCCCGGCTGCGCGAGGACCAGTGGCGGGCGATCGAGGCGCTGGTCGCCGACAGACGCCGTGCCCTGGTCGTCCAGCGCACGGGCTGGGGCAAGTCCGCGGTCTACTTCGTGGCGACCTCGCTGTTGCGGGCGCAGGGCAGCGGTCCGACCGTGATCGTCTCCCCGCTGCTCGCGCTCATGCGGAACCAGGTCGAGGCAGCGGCCCGGGCCGGCATCCACGCCCGGACCATCAACTCCTCCAACACCGAGGAGTGGGAGGCCGTTCAGGACGAGATCGCCGCCGGTCAGGTCGACGTCCTGCTGGTGAGTCCCGAGCGGCTCAACAACCCGGACTTCCGGGACCAGGTGCTGCCCCGGCTCGCGGCCGCCACCGGACTGCTGGTGGTGGACGAGGCCCACTGCATCTCCGACTGGGGCCACGACTTCCGGCCGGACTACCGCCGACTGCGCACGATGCTCGCCGACCTCCCGCCCGGCGTTCCGGTGCTCGCGACCACCGCCACCGCCAACGCGCGCGTGACGGCCGACGTCGCGGAACAGCTCGGCACCGGCGGCAGCTCGGACGCCCTCGTACTGCGGGGCCCGCTGGACCGGGACAGCCTGAGTCTGAGCGTGCTCCGGCTGTCGGACGCCGCACACCGGATGGCCTGGCTCGCCGAGCATCTCGACGAACTGCCGGGTTCCGGGATCATCTACACGCTCACCGTGGCCGCCGCCGAGGAGGTCACCGCCTTCCTCCGGCAGCGCGGGCACACGGTCGCCTCGTACACGGGCAAGACGGAGAACGCCGACCGTCAGCAGGCCGAGGAGGATCTGCTCGCCAACAAGGTGAAGGCGCTGGTCGCCACCTCGGCGCTCGGTATGGGCTTCGACAAGCCCGATCTGGGCTTCGTGGTGCACCTCGGTTCGCCCTCCTCCCCCATCGCCTACTACCAGCAGGTGGGCCGTGCGGGACGCGGTGTGGAGCACGCCGAGGTACTCCTGCTCCCCGGGAAGGAGGACGAGGCGATCTGGGAGTACTTCGCGTCGCTCGCCTTCCCCTCGGAAGACCTGGTGCGCCGCACGCTCGACATCCTCTCGCACGCGGAGAAGCCCCTGTCGCTGCCCGCTCTGGAGCCCCTGGTCGAGCTGCGCCGCTCCCGCCTGGAGTCCATGCTCAAGGTCCTCGACGTGGACGGGGCGGTCAAGCGGGTCAAGGGAGGGTGGAGCGCGACGGGGCAGCCGTGGACGTACGACGCCGAGCGGTACGCGTGGGTGGCGCGTCAGCGCAAGGCCGAGCAGCAGGCGATGCGCGAGTACGCGTCGACGACGGACTGCCGGATGGAGTTCTTGCAGCGCCAGCTCGACGACGAGGCCGCCAAGCCATGCGGTCGCTGCGACAACTGCGCGGGCCCGCGCTTCACCGCGGACATGTCCGAGGAGGCACTCGACGCGGCGCGTGTGGACCTGGGGCGTGCGGGTGTCGAGGTGGAGCCCCGCCGGATGTGGCCGACCGGGCTGCCGACGATCGGAGTGGACCTCAAGGGACGTATCCCGGTCGGCGAACAGGCCACGCCGGGACGTGCGTTGGGGCGCCTGTCGGACATCGGCTGGGGCAACCGGCTGCGGCCCATGCTGGCAGCCCAGGCCCCCGACGGACCCGTGCCGGACGACGTGGCGAAGGCCGTGGTGGGGGTGCTGGCCGACTGGGCCAGGGGACCCGGCGGCTGGGCCCCGGGTGCGTCGGACCCTCAGCCCCGCCCGGTGGGCGTCGTCACCGTCGCCTCGCGCACACGGCCCCGCTTGATCCACTCCCTGGGAGCGCGGATCGCGGAGGTCGGCCGGCTGCCGCTGCTGGGCGCCGTCGAGTACACGGGCGATGTGTACCCGGGGCCCCGGAGCAACAGCGCCCAGCGGCTGAAGGCGCTCGACGGGGCACTGACCGTGCCGCCCGCCCTCGCGTCCGCCCTCGCCGAGGCCCAGGGCCCGGTCCTCCTCGTGGACGACTACACGGAGACCGGCTGGACCCTCGCGGTCGCGGCCCGGATGCTCCGACGCTCCGGCGCGCAGGGGGTGTTGCCGCTGGTGCTGGCCATGCAAGGCTGA
- a CDS encoding ADP-ribosylglycohydrolase family protein, which produces MTADSSPDGRLERALASLRGLSVGDALGSQYFLPVNYPLLKRREVPSGLWQWTDDTEMAASVVAVLVAHHRIDQDVLARSFAEHHDVDRGYGPAVSRLLRLVREGGDWRELAAAIFNGQGSWGNGAAMRIAPLGAWYADDPEQATHQAEISAYITHQHREAVVGAMAVSAAAAFAAAPGGPPGAEALLDGVIDLVPKSAVGAGLRRARDMLDYGDPATVAAVLGCGRRTTAHDTVPFALWSAARSLGDYQQAFWTTAQAGGDVDTTCAIVGGVIGSGKAGAPPAEWVERTEPLPGWAPASV; this is translated from the coding sequence ATGACCGCTGATTCCTCCCCTGACGGGCGCCTGGAGCGCGCCCTGGCCAGCCTGCGCGGACTGTCCGTCGGGGATGCCCTGGGCTCCCAGTACTTCCTGCCGGTGAACTACCCGCTGCTGAAGCGCCGCGAAGTGCCGTCCGGGCTGTGGCAGTGGACCGACGACACGGAGATGGCCGCCTCTGTCGTCGCCGTCCTGGTCGCTCACCACCGCATCGACCAGGACGTCCTGGCCCGCTCCTTCGCCGAGCACCACGATGTCGACCGGGGCTACGGTCCCGCGGTCAGCCGCCTGCTGCGGCTCGTCCGGGAGGGCGGTGACTGGCGGGAGCTCGCCGCCGCGATCTTCAACGGACAGGGGTCCTGGGGCAACGGCGCCGCGATGCGGATCGCCCCGCTGGGCGCCTGGTACGCGGACGACCCGGAGCAGGCGACCCACCAGGCTGAGATCTCGGCCTACATCACTCACCAGCATCGCGAGGCCGTCGTCGGCGCCATGGCCGTCTCCGCGGCCGCCGCGTTCGCCGCCGCCCCCGGCGGTCCGCCCGGTGCCGAGGCCCTCCTCGACGGGGTCATCGACCTGGTGCCGAAGAGCGCGGTGGGCGCGGGGCTGCGCCGGGCCCGGGACATGCTCGACTACGGCGACCCGGCCACGGTCGCGGCGGTACTGGGGTGCGGACGGCGGACGACCGCCCACGACACCGTGCCCTTCGCCCTCTGGTCAGCCGCGCGAAGCCTCGGTGACTACCAGCAGGCGTTCTGGACGACCGCCCAGGCCGGTGGGGACGTCGACACCACCTGCGCCATCGTGGGCGGTGTGATCGGCTCGGGGAAGGCGGGGGCGCCGCCCGCCGAGTGGGTGGAGCGGACGGAGCCGCTGCCGGGCTGGGCGCCCGCGTCGGTCTAG
- a CDS encoding ribonuclease HII → MPYEPPTHTVERSLRATTGAKIVAGVDEVGRGAWAGPVTVCAAITGLRRPPEGLTDSKLLTIKRRTELAEELRKWVTSYALGHASPEEIDDLGMTAALRLAAGRALDALPVRPDAVILDGKHDYLGAPWRVRTVIKGDQSCVAVAAASVIAKVQRDKMMAELGIYHADFGFADNAGYPSPVHKAALAERGPTPYHRLSWAYLDALPQWRHLKKARSWTDGSVPEIEGQLGFDF, encoded by the coding sequence ATGCCGTACGAACCGCCTACTCACACCGTCGAGCGCTCCCTTCGAGCCACGACCGGAGCGAAGATCGTTGCAGGTGTCGACGAGGTGGGGCGCGGCGCGTGGGCCGGTCCCGTCACCGTCTGCGCGGCGATCACCGGACTGCGCCGGCCGCCCGAGGGTCTCACCGACTCGAAGCTGCTCACCATCAAGCGACGTACCGAACTTGCCGAGGAGCTGCGGAAGTGGGTGACGTCGTACGCCCTGGGACACGCCTCCCCTGAGGAGATAGACGACCTGGGGATGACGGCCGCGCTGCGGCTCGCCGCGGGGCGTGCTCTGGACGCCTTGCCGGTCCGACCCGACGCGGTCATCCTCGACGGGAAGCACGACTATCTCGGTGCACCGTGGCGGGTCCGTACGGTGATCAAGGGCGACCAGTCGTGCGTGGCGGTCGCGGCGGCCTCGGTGATCGCCAAGGTCCAGCGCGACAAAATGATGGCCGAACTGGGTATCTACCATGCAGACTTCGGTTTTGCGGACAACGCCGGGTATCCCTCACCCGTGCACAAGGCCGCACTGGCGGAGCGGGGTCCGACCCCCTACCACCGGTTGTCGTGGGCGTATCTTGATGCGCTGCCCCAGTGGCGGCACCTCAAGAAGGCCCGCAGCTGGACGGACGGAAGCGTTCCGGAAATCGAGGGTCAGCTCGGCTTCGATTTCTGA